DNA from Bacillus sp. Marseille-P3661:
ACACTTCTTCCTTCATCAAAATCTACAAGTAAATCAAGATCACTAGTAGGTCCATCTTCGTATTTTGCAACAGAACCAAAAACTCGTACACTTTGAATTCCATGTTCGCTTGCGATTTTCAAAATCTTTTCACGTTTTTCCTGAAGAACATCGTATATCACAATACATCCCTCAATTCTTCATTAAGTATACTTTCATTATATCTTTTTACAGGCTGCTGGGGCAGGTTCGCTGCCCTTATCAAAGAAAAACTCGCAGGAAAAGACCAATAATTTAATTATTCTTACCATCTCCCATCACCCCCACTATCTTCCTAAAAACCCCAGAAGGTCTCTCCGCCAATTCCCTCATCTCAATCTCCTTCACCACACCATTCCGCTTAATCCTCAATTCCTCGCTCTCATGATCCACTTCAACCACCAAATCCTTCAACCGATACCGTTCTACCCGACTCGCTTGATCCACATCCCGTGCATCCAGCTCCACCTTCACACTTCTAGAAATCCGCCGCAGCATCCGCCACAGCGTGACCTCTTCGCCACTTTTCATAAAAATTTCAGGCAGCTCTTTTGCTTGCTTTAACGTATTCAGCGTCGTCATCATATACACGCGCACACCATACTGAACCGGACGAATCACATCATCTAACCGCTCCCAATAGCGAACCCTAAAATACACATACTCCTCATCGCCACTCTTAGGAATCTCACCAATCTCCCGCCGTTTCTTAATCTCAACCCGCTCGATTTTGCCATAATAAACAATCCCATTTTCCTCCTGCGACACCCACTTCGGCAAATACAACGCCACATACTTCGCCTCCTGCCAGCCCGGAACCAGTCGCTTTGCCGGAATATGATAAAAGCCACCCTTCAGATGCGCCGCAAAATTCACAGCATTCTTCACCACACCCACAAGCACAGACTCATCAAACGAAGACCGCCACTCCTCGTTCACACCCCGTGGCAAAATCCCTTTGCGCAACAGATAATTATCACTAAGTAGGTTCTTTCTCAAGGTATTAAGAGATCTTCCTAGCTAAGTTCATCCGCTTTCTCCTCAAATATCAGCCACATTTATCCCTACATCATCAGGGGATATTTTGGACAAACTCTTCCTGATGTGAAAACCTCAAATGTGATTCGTGTACTCAGACCGAGGATATACCTAAGGTACAGATTCTATGTCACCATGGACACCCTTGCTTTCAGCTCATGGTTCACATATCTCGACACCCATAACAGACTTTCACTGTCTAGTTGATGAACATGCCTGGCACACAAAAAAGAAACAGAAGAGCTGTCCCCCTGTTTCTACAATTCTTTCTCTAGTTGTATTAAATGCTTTTGTCCTCATTTACTAACTTCAATTTCTAAAAAATTTTTACTTCCCAATAATTTGTTTTTTCTCCTGATAAACCTGACCTGACTTTCTGATTAGTAGGTAATAGTATAAAATAGATAATAAAACGGTTATTAAAACTCCTATCATTAATTGCATATCCCTAATATACATGCTAATCATAATTAGAATAGTAATACCGAAACACATAACCCTTTCGAATTTATATAAGTTTCTTCCGAAATACCCAATTAAACCAATTGTAGAGTATGCAACTGCACACAATGTTAAAAGAGCTAATCCAATTGTATATAATGAAAGATT
Protein-coding regions in this window:
- a CDS encoding nucleotidyltransferase family protein → MIYDVLQEKREKILKIASEHGIQSVRVFGSVAKYEDGPTSDLDLLVDFDEGRSVKWSYSTMTKDKLYLT